From the genome of Pirellulaceae bacterium:
TTGAGCAGTGATCTTGATCACCATCTCTTGCCCAGCTCCCAGACGAGGGATCCGTTCAATGATCACTTCTCCCTCCGTTACCGTTCCACGCCAACCGCGGACTGCTGCGGGTTCGATTCCTTCTGAAAAGAATCCGAACAGCTGGATATCTGTGGCGGCCTTAGTGCCTCGGTTTTGGATCCGGATTTCATATGCCACGTCGTCGCCCACTGCGACAGCGCCTTGGGGGTCGTCGACCGTCATTTTCAAGTCGGCGAGTGATTCAACTGAGGTGACAGTCGAACCGAGAGCACTGATATCTCCCTGGGCGACCGCACGCATGTCGAGTCGATTGTTGCCGGGAGAGACAAGCACGCATTCCAATTCCAAGACTCGTGTTGCTCCGGGGCGTACCGATCCAACTTGCCATTGAACTTGCCCATGGTTGGCCTCCAGGCTGCCACCGGCACTGCTGGAAACGTTTTGGGCTCCGGCTGGTAAAGTTGCGATGGCAACCACGTCTCGTGCAGTTGCGTCACCAGAGTTGGTGACACGAATTGCAAACCGTGCTCGTGTGCCAGCATATTTCATCGGAGGACCTGCCACAGCGACTTCTAGAACCGCACGACGTACCAAGACGTCCTGGGCGCCTTGAGCCCGCAGGCCACCGTCGGCTGAGGTTTCAGCTCGCACTTGGAGACGACCCGTTTGGCGTGCCGTTAATTCAACCTCGATCGTGCGGCGGGTTCCAGACTTGATCGTGCCGATGTTGCGAACACCGGCCGTTTTTTCGCTCGGCACGAGTGGCATCAAGTTCAGGATCACATTCTCCGCGTCACCCGTACCCGGATTGGAAACCGTAATCGTGTAGATTTTTGTTTCACCAAACAACACATCCTGAGGACCGATCACAGACATTTCTAACTTGGGCTCTTGGACTTGAATTTGAGCTGTCGTCTGTGCCGGCATGAACGTCCAACTAACTCCCAGGTCAAGGGGGCGACTGCCGCGTGGAATAATTCGTAATTTGAGTTTTTCAGACGTACCTCCATTGAGACGTGCAACTGACCAGCTCAAGGCTGAATCCCCTTGCTCATCGGGCTCAATACGCGTTGAACCGAGGCTTGCGTCCTGTTGAACAACTTCGACCCAATGAGGAACGTTCATCTTGACCGTTACGTCTTTAGCGTCGATTTTTCCGCTGTTTGTTAGGTCGAATTCGAAAATCGATTCTTTGCCCACGACGATTGTGCGAGGACCTCGTGTCGTGACCGATAACACAGGGCTCTCATTCGTGATCAGAACGGTTTCATGGGAGTTTTTGTTTTGAACCGTTGGGTTCGAGGCCTCTGCAGTCATGGAAGTGACGGGCAGATTCTTGGCCGCTTCGGTTTGGGCCGCTTCGGTTTGGGCTAGTGCAGTTTTTGCGGCGACCGGCTTGGTCGGGCTGCTTGGCTTTTGAGCGACCCGAGTTGTCGCATTCGGCGATACATCCTCTGAAATCGTCGGCTGCTTCATCACCGAAGGTAGATTCGTGACATCGTTTTCTGCCAAGATGGGAGTCGTTGCTGCCGTTTCCGGTGACTTTGCAGCACCTGTCTCTTGGGGATCGTTCGATGGCGGCTCGGTGGCCGTTTTCGTCGCAACTGGAGCGGTTGGATCAACTGTCTTGACCGCCGTCGTGGCCGGGTCGGAGGTCGCGTTGGCAATCGGCTTTTTGGGCGGCCCGGCTTCCGCGGCCTGGGGCGCCGATTGGCTCTGGTTGCCTACCTTGCTCGGTTTTGGAGTTCGAACGCTGTTCCGGCGTCGAGACGATTTGGGTTGGGTCTCGACAGGTTTCAGCTGATCGAAGACGACAGAGCGTTGAATCTGACGCAGTCGGTTCGAGACGCCTTTCGGCTTCTGCTCGTCCTTCCCTGTTGTGTCAAAATGGGCGGCCGGTACTGCTCCGGTCTGCTGAGGATCGGTCAAAGCGGCTGGTTTCTTATCCTGGTCAAACCAGCCAGCAGGCAAAGTGGCTCGGCGGTGAATCACCGGAGCCGCACTTTGTACGCGTCGACTCGTGGTTTCTGGCTGGCTAGTGTCTCCCGTTTGGGCTTGCGCACAAACGGCTGTTGCCAGTAAGCTGGCAATGGTAATCGCGAAGAGGGGGTGTTTTGTTAGCATCGCTCTTTCCCGTCGAAACAGAGATTTATTTTTGGCGCGTGATTGATATCGGTTGGAGGAGAGCTGAGGATTGAATAAGATTTTCCGATTGGGGAAAATTTACTACTGCTATTGCCGGCAGTGCTCTCTGGGTTGGCTGCGTGAAGAGGTAAGCGATGAGTACAAGGCGAGAAAAGATCGAGGCGATGCTGGCAGATGATCCGACGGACGTGTTTTTGCGTTACAGTTTGGCGATGGAATGGGCCAAGGAAGGTGAAAACGAAGCGAGTCTGCTTGGCCTAGAGCAGCTAATGAAAGAAAGTCCGCCCTATGTGCCGGCATTTTTTATGGCCGCGCAGCAGTTGGCCGGATTGTCGCGTGTCAGCGAGGCCCGTGAGAAATTACGGGACGGCATTGAGCAGGCACGCCAGCAAGGCAACACGCATGCGGCCGGAGAAATGAGCGAATTTCTGGCTTCGTTGGGGGTCTCGGATCCCTAAACGGGTGGTTTCGGGATCCAAAGGTTCAAGAGGAATGGCATGCGGAGGCAATGGAGCAAGAGCCGCATCCTGTGCCGCAGCCACTTGCCGATTCCGTTCCACAGTCGGGGCCGCAGCCACGGCTGACCGCGTCGGCGAATTGTCGGAATTGAACCTTTGACTCGTACGCTTCGCTCAAATCCCGCGTGATGCTCTCGATTTCCGGCGTGACTTCGCCCAAAAAGTAAAAATAGAGGGACTGACCATCGAATAGATGCTCGACATCCATCAGGGTTGCATTGATCTCCCGCTCAGTCAGCAGAGAAACACATTCCGCGTAGGCCTGTTCTTGATGTTTTTCGATCCGAGCGAGCAGCAGCTCGTCCTCGGGAGTGACCGATCTCAGTAAAGTGCCGTCAGCAACGCTGTCTGAGGAAAATTCGTCGGCCATTCCGAGGACTTCTCCGATTTCCAGTCCTCGGGAGGTTCGACAGACGACCCGACGTCCGTGAGCGTATTGTTGCCGATCGGCCGCCGTGAAACGGCCGATGTGGCCGAGTAGACCGATACGTACGAAGTGAATTGCGAGCAAATTGTTGACTCCAGGTTGAGAGCGAAGCACAAGGGCCAGTCCAAGAGGGCCGTGATTCGCCCAGGAATCGATACCATTCGGGCATTCCAGCGCCCGGACGATCGGGCGCCTCCCTCTGCTTATTGTCGGCCAGATCGCCGCCTTTGCCAAGCTCGGAGTGTTTCCTTGTTTGAACCGGGTTGCTCAAGCGGCCTTACTACTGTTAACTTCGTGCTAGATATTCGAGGCGGACGCCGCCCTTTGCGGCGGATTTCGACCGGTCTCCATCGCGATTTACCATCGGTAACCTGTTGGATTTTAGGCAAGATGCAAGCAAATCAACAATCAGTATCCGTTTCCACTTACGGTCATTGGGATAACCTGGCTCGGAACGTGCTCGATCAACAACTGACCTCCTTCGAGCAAGCTTTAGAAATTATTCAATCACCGGATGAGCAGCTTTTGGAGTTAATGGCGGCTGCCTATCGAATCCGTAAGCATTACTTTCAAAACACGGTGCAGCTCTACTTCTTGATGAACGCGAAGAGTGGATTGTGCCCGGAAGACTGTTCTTATTGTTCGCAATCGAAGGTGGCCGATGCGGAAATTCCTCGCTACAACTTGTTGAGCGAGGAGAAGCTCATGGAGGGGGCTCGGATCGCGTTCGAGCGTGAGTCCAAGACCTACTGCATTGTGATTTCGGCCAGAGGCCCGAATGAGCGCGAAATCGATGCGGTGACAACAATCGTTCCCCAAATTAAGGCCAAATACGACCTGAAGATTTGCGCCTGCCTGGGGCT
Proteins encoded in this window:
- a CDS encoding PSP1 C-terminal domain-containing protein encodes the protein MLRSQPGVNNLLAIHFVRIGLLGHIGRFTAADRQQYAHGRRVVCRTSRGLEIGEVLGMADEFSSDSVADGTLLRSVTPEDELLLARIEKHQEQAYAECVSLLTEREINATLMDVEHLFDGQSLYFYFLGEVTPEIESITRDLSEAYESKVQFRQFADAVSRGCGPDCGTESASGCGTGCGSCSIASACHSS